The following coding sequences lie in one Leptospira neocaledonica genomic window:
- a CDS encoding energy transducer TonB, translated as MNQVVSPPPSSKKRSGLRRFVDRYRMETFLGSSAVLQIAALLFWYTPPNTYDHLDKLIDEVAFVENLVIQDPNVGEAPDDGEFEVTDTLKKKEDSRIAGAQDAIVSGATAPVDLSPNVQPEYTKDAQSAGVGGTLTLEVIIADSGEVLRVRNIGKTLGYGLEESAIQAFYKKRYSPSVLEGKAITVKVYVPVRFSLY; from the coding sequence ATGAACCAAGTTGTTTCACCTCCTCCTTCTTCCAAAAAACGTTCCGGTCTTCGCAGGTTTGTTGATCGTTACAGAATGGAGACCTTCTTAGGTTCTTCGGCTGTTCTTCAGATCGCAGCACTTCTTTTCTGGTACACTCCTCCGAATACCTATGATCATCTGGATAAGCTGATCGATGAGGTTGCTTTCGTGGAGAATCTTGTGATCCAGGATCCTAACGTAGGGGAAGCTCCTGACGACGGAGAATTCGAGGTTACGGACACTCTCAAGAAAAAAGAGGATTCCAGGATCGCAGGTGCCCAAGATGCGATTGTTTCCGGAGCAACAGCACCGGTGGATCTTTCTCCTAACGTTCAACCTGAATATACCAAGGATGCTCAATCTGCAGGTGTGGGCGGAACTCTTACCTTAGAAGTGATTATCGCCGACTCTGGAGAAGTTTTAAGAGTACGTAATATTGGTAAAACCTTAGGATACGGATTAGAAGAATCTGCAATCCAAGCATTCTACAAAAAACGTTACTCTCCTTCCGTGCTGGAAGGAAAAGCAATCACTGTGAAGGTTTACGTTCCAGTTCGTTTCTCTCTATATTGA
- a CDS encoding spinster family MFS transporter, whose amino-acid sequence MESNSNQAKHAWRILILLFLANLLNFFDRTIPAIIIEPIRHEWDLSDLQLGIVGSAFTVIYAIAGLPLGRLADSWSRKKIIGWGLAIWSAFTALNGYAWNYLSFVSVRMGVGIGEASYAPAANSLIGDLFPSHKRARAVGIFMLGLPLGLVLAFFTVGAMVKSFGSWRAPFFIAALPGILLSIFFFFIREPERGAAESIQVSKVPPTEPIKKVLRIRTMWWIILSGLTFNFAAYAVNSFLVSLLQRYYHFTLVKAAITTGFIVGITGLVGLTLGGWIADKIHQRSERGRLLFGAFNLLISGILIFFALLQSEELVLFFSLLLGLGWLLSYNYYTCVYPAIQDVIEPRLRATAMAIYFAAMYLLGGAAGPAVVGWFSDYLTRSAMIRSGASEMTEQFKAIGLHDSLFLIPVTVLLTSLFVFLASKSFAKDASEMKRSLEGKA is encoded by the coding sequence ATGGAATCGAACTCGAATCAAGCCAAACATGCCTGGAGAATTCTGATCCTTCTATTCTTGGCAAACCTTCTAAACTTCTTCGATAGAACCATTCCCGCAATCATCATTGAACCTATACGACATGAATGGGACCTGAGTGATCTGCAATTAGGTATAGTTGGTTCCGCATTCACTGTCATCTATGCCATCGCAGGTTTACCTTTGGGAAGACTCGCAGATTCTTGGAGCCGCAAAAAGATCATAGGTTGGGGACTTGCCATTTGGAGCGCGTTCACGGCTCTTAATGGTTATGCTTGGAATTATTTATCTTTCGTTTCCGTTCGCATGGGTGTGGGAATTGGAGAAGCAAGTTACGCTCCCGCAGCCAACTCTCTTATAGGAGATCTTTTTCCTTCTCATAAAAGGGCAAGAGCAGTTGGTATTTTTATGTTGGGCCTTCCTTTAGGACTTGTACTAGCATTTTTTACCGTAGGTGCTATGGTAAAATCTTTCGGTTCTTGGAGGGCTCCGTTCTTTATTGCGGCATTGCCTGGCATTCTTCTTTCCATATTCTTCTTTTTTATCAGGGAACCGGAAAGAGGAGCTGCGGAATCCATCCAAGTATCTAAAGTCCCACCGACAGAACCCATTAAAAAAGTATTAAGGATCCGCACGATGTGGTGGATCATTCTATCAGGTCTTACATTCAACTTTGCGGCTTATGCGGTGAATAGTTTCCTAGTTTCTTTATTACAAAGATATTATCATTTCACTTTGGTAAAGGCAGCAATCACTACTGGATTTATCGTAGGGATCACAGGCTTGGTTGGTTTAACTCTAGGAGGTTGGATCGCGGATAAGATACACCAAAGATCGGAAAGAGGCCGGCTTCTTTTCGGGGCATTCAATTTACTTATATCAGGAATCCTGATCTTTTTCGCATTATTACAGTCTGAAGAATTGGTTTTATTTTTCTCTCTTCTGCTTGGCTTAGGATGGTTACTCTCTTATAATTATTATACCTGCGTTTATCCTGCCATCCAGGATGTGATAGAACCAAGACTTAGAGCTACTGCCATGGCAATCTATTTTGCGGCGATGTATTTGTTAGGTGGAGCAGCCGGTCCTGCCGTCGTCGGTTGGTTCTCTGATTATTTGACCCGTTCTGCAATGATCCGTTCAGGAGCTTCAGAGATGACGGAACAATTTAAAGCAATAGGTCTTCATGATTCTCTTTTTCTCATCCCAGTAACCGTATTACTGACATCCCTATTTGTATTCTTGGCTTCCAAAAGTTTTGCAAAAGATGCATCCGAAATGAAGAGAAGCCTAGAAGGAAAGGCATAA
- a CDS encoding LA_3150 family lipoprotein, whose translation MKSKLKFILPLLGLLAISCSSDTKDDSALLSALAGTPDDGNQSIVVAEVAGNYTDYTGECYDHFTVLGVSNSTISPTNYYLYVMFGHSLDTALRKSALSTSTCSSLGFLGSGIPTNASPVNFKYYTCDPNLGQAGGNCGDKIKAAVGFPTD comes from the coding sequence ATGAAATCTAAACTTAAATTCATACTCCCACTTTTGGGATTATTGGCAATTTCTTGCTCTTCCGACACAAAGGATGACTCAGCTCTATTAAGCGCATTGGCAGGAACTCCGGACGATGGGAACCAATCCATAGTAGTAGCTGAAGTAGCAGGAAATTATACCGACTATACCGGAGAATGTTACGACCATTTCACCGTCTTAGGAGTTTCCAATTCTACGATCTCCCCGACTAACTATTACCTTTATGTAATGTTCGGACATTCTCTAGATACCGCACTTAGGAAATCGGCTCTATCTACTTCTACTTGTAGTAGTTTGGGTTTCTTAGGTTCGGGAATTCCTACAAACGCAAGTCCGGTGAATTTCAAATATTACACCTGTGATCCAAACCTGGGACAAGCCGGGGGAAATTGCGGAGATAAGATTAAGGCAGCAGTAGGATTTCCTACCGACTAA
- a CDS encoding phosphate ABC transporter substrate-binding protein, protein MKKIGLRLIVLLVFALSSFSVSGEEKKTITIKGSDTMVILVQKWTETFPDKSVQFQVTGGGSGTGIAALINGTTDICSASRPLKPQEIQQLKEKYNSNGVEIKVAIDGISLYVNKKNPVAKLSLEEIRKIFTGKITNWKEVGGEDHKIVLYSRENNSGTYEYFKEHALEKQDFDPSAQHMVGTAALVNAISKDKWGIGYGGAAYASGVKDLAVSADANSKAELPTEANILTNKYPISRYLYFYLREAPKDQTKKFIDWVIGKDGQKVVKDVGYFPLKKK, encoded by the coding sequence ATGAAAAAGATAGGTTTAAGACTTATTGTCTTATTAGTATTCGCTCTTTCTTCATTTTCCGTATCCGGGGAAGAGAAAAAGACAATCACCATTAAAGGATCCGATACGATGGTTATCCTGGTTCAGAAATGGACCGAAACCTTCCCGGATAAATCCGTTCAATTCCAAGTTACTGGAGGAGGATCCGGAACTGGGATCGCTGCTCTAATCAACGGAACCACGGATATTTGCTCCGCTTCTCGCCCTCTCAAGCCTCAAGAAATCCAACAATTAAAGGAAAAATATAATTCCAACGGTGTGGAAATCAAGGTTGCAATCGATGGTATTTCTCTTTATGTGAACAAAAAGAATCCAGTCGCAAAACTTTCTCTGGAAGAAATCCGCAAAATTTTTACCGGAAAGATCACCAATTGGAAAGAAGTTGGCGGAGAAGATCATAAAATCGTACTTTATAGCCGTGAAAATAACTCCGGAACGTACGAGTATTTCAAAGAGCACGCTTTAGAAAAACAAGACTTTGATCCTTCTGCACAACATATGGTAGGAACTGCAGCCCTAGTAAACGCAATCTCCAAAGATAAATGGGGAATCGGTTACGGTGGAGCAGCTTACGCTTCCGGAGTAAAAGATTTGGCGGTTTCCGCTGATGCAAACTCCAAGGCGGAACTTCCAACTGAAGCGAATATTTTGACTAATAAGTATCCGATTTCCAGATATCTGTATTTTTATCTGAGAGAAGCGCCTAAAGACCAAACTAAAAAGTTTATCGATTGGGTGATCGGAAAAGACGGACAAAAAGTAGTGAAGGACGTAGGTTACTTCCCTCTTAAAAAAAAGTAA
- the pstC gene encoding phosphate ABC transporter permease subunit PstC, whose product MSKLDPLLRYLLHPSRRKIDVFAETLVKGTAATSILIILLIFFFVFREASSLFFSDSPQATSTVQSSGAPTEYNPDSGSDAPTEYNPDGDTLELNKTLNVATPEPEKLSLFENLFSKVWQPVSSVPKFGILPLIVGTAKTTIIAILLGAPLAILAALNITFFVPAKVREIVKPAIEMLANFPSVVIGFFCLMDVATLVKATFDIDFRLNALTGGIGLAIAVTPIIFTVAEDALSTVPQSYRQASLALGATEWQTAYRVMLPAALPGVFAAVLLGIGRAFGETMIALMATGNAPMMSFGIFDPSRTFAATIGAEMGEVIWGSEHYNILFFLGVLLFLFTFSLNAITELYVKKRLMKKFQGS is encoded by the coding sequence ATGAGCAAACTCGATCCTCTGCTGAGATATCTTTTACATCCGAGCAGAAGAAAAATAGACGTTTTCGCGGAAACCCTGGTTAAGGGAACTGCCGCTACTTCCATCCTTATCATTCTTCTTATTTTTTTCTTTGTCTTTAGAGAAGCTTCTTCCTTATTCTTCTCGGATTCTCCGCAAGCCACTTCGACTGTTCAAAGCTCCGGAGCCCCAACCGAATACAATCCTGATTCCGGTTCGGATGCTCCTACGGAATATAATCCTGACGGAGATACTTTAGAATTGAATAAGACTCTGAACGTAGCTACTCCCGAACCAGAAAAACTTTCCCTTTTTGAAAATCTTTTCAGTAAGGTTTGGCAACCGGTATCTTCTGTTCCTAAGTTCGGTATTCTACCTTTAATCGTAGGAACTGCAAAGACTACGATCATAGCAATTCTACTCGGAGCGCCTTTGGCTATATTAGCGGCTTTGAATATTACGTTTTTTGTACCCGCGAAAGTGCGAGAGATCGTAAAACCGGCCATCGAAATGCTTGCAAACTTCCCTTCCGTAGTAATCGGATTTTTCTGTTTGATGGATGTCGCAACCTTAGTAAAGGCAACCTTCGATATAGACTTCAGATTAAACGCACTCACAGGAGGGATCGGCCTTGCAATCGCAGTCACGCCTATCATATTTACTGTGGCAGAAGACGCGTTAAGCACTGTGCCTCAATCTTATAGACAGGCATCCTTGGCATTAGGTGCTACCGAATGGCAAACCGCTTATAGAGTTATGCTTCCTGCCGCACTTCCTGGTGTATTTGCCGCCGTCCTTTTAGGAATCGGAAGGGCCTTTGGAGAGACGATGATCGCTCTTATGGCCACGGGTAATGCCCCTATGATGAGCTTCGGTATTTTTGATCCGAGTAGGACATTCGCCGCTACGATCGGTGCAGAAATGGGAGAAGTTATCTGGGGATCAGAACATTATAATATTCTGTTCTTCCTGGGAGTTCTTCTGTTCCTATTCACTTTTTCCTTGAACGCAATCACCGAGCTGTACGTTAAAAAACGGCTTATGAAAAAGTTCCAAGGCTCCTGA
- the pstA gene encoding phosphate ABC transporter permease PstA produces MKWKKVRLKRRRVFKDKIYSILALGAPMLATGLILSAVLLMLGNIFYKGISGVNWEFLSEAPRNNNLEGGIFPAIYGTVYLVFIMVLCSIPIGTATGIFLSEYTARDSKFAMTVRFAINTLAGVPSIVFGLFGVGFFIQFIGKGMDYVANNTTPVWGKPALIWAAATLAILTLPVVIISVEETMRSIPREMRESSLALGATKWQTIWKLILPNSLTGILTGAILAIGRGAGEVAPILFVGVVYSLPELPSHLSDQFMQLGYHLFVLATQSPDVDAAMPKQYATTVVLLTLTFGMSFFATFLRYRIRKSRGKAHV; encoded by the coding sequence TTGAAATGGAAAAAAGTCAGACTTAAAAGAAGAAGAGTTTTTAAAGATAAAATTTATTCCATATTAGCTTTAGGCGCTCCCATGCTTGCTACTGGGCTTATTTTATCCGCGGTCCTTCTTATGTTAGGGAATATATTCTACAAAGGAATTTCCGGAGTTAACTGGGAATTTCTAAGCGAAGCACCCAGGAATAATAACTTAGAAGGCGGGATTTTCCCGGCAATCTATGGAACCGTATATCTAGTTTTTATAATGGTATTATGCAGCATCCCGATCGGGACAGCCACTGGGATCTTTCTTTCCGAATACACTGCAAGAGATTCTAAGTTTGCGATGACCGTAAGATTTGCGATCAATACTTTAGCGGGAGTTCCTTCCATCGTATTCGGTCTATTCGGCGTTGGATTCTTTATCCAATTCATCGGGAAAGGAATGGACTATGTTGCAAATAACACCACTCCAGTATGGGGAAAACCTGCTCTGATCTGGGCTGCGGCAACACTCGCTATTCTTACCCTACCCGTAGTCATTATCTCCGTGGAAGAAACTATGAGGAGTATTCCGAGAGAAATGAGAGAATCCAGCCTCGCGTTAGGCGCAACTAAATGGCAAACGATCTGGAAATTGATTCTGCCAAATTCTTTGACCGGGATATTGACTGGAGCAATCCTTGCGATCGGAAGAGGGGCCGGAGAAGTGGCTCCGATCTTATTTGTGGGGGTGGTGTATTCTTTACCGGAATTACCTTCTCATCTTTCCGATCAGTTCATGCAATTAGGCTACCATTTGTTCGTATTGGCAACCCAATCCCCTGACGTGGACGCGGCCATGCCGAAACAATATGCAACCACAGTCGTATTACTAACTCTTACCTTCGGGATGAGTTTTTTTGCTACATTCTTAAGATACAGAATCAGGAAATCCAGGGGCAAGGCCCATGTATAA
- the pstB gene encoding phosphate ABC transporter ATP-binding protein PstB has protein sequence MKDTKVKIKSRHFNFFYGENQALHDISLEIHAKKVTAFIGPSGCGKSTFLRSINRMNDVIDSSKVNGKLEIDGINIYDPLMNVVELRKRVGMVFQKSFPFPKSIYENIAYGLKLNGRVSKDEMDHIVEESLRKSALWKEVKDRLNDSALGLSGGQQQRLCIARAIAMNPEVILMDEPCSALDPISTKKVEEFISEFKDSYTIVIVTHNMQQAARVSDYTGFFYMGRLVEFDTTKKMFHDPSKKETEDYISGKFG, from the coding sequence ATGAAAGATACAAAAGTAAAAATAAAATCCCGCCATTTCAATTTTTTCTACGGTGAAAATCAGGCATTACATGATATCTCTTTAGAAATTCATGCGAAGAAGGTCACCGCGTTTATAGGACCTTCCGGTTGCGGCAAGTCCACTTTTTTGAGATCCATCAATCGTATGAACGACGTGATCGACAGCTCCAAAGTGAACGGTAAGCTGGAAATTGACGGCATTAATATTTACGATCCTCTAATGAACGTTGTGGAGCTCAGAAAAAGAGTCGGAATGGTTTTCCAAAAGTCCTTCCCTTTTCCTAAATCCATTTATGAAAACATCGCTTATGGTTTGAAACTGAACGGTAGAGTCTCGAAGGATGAGATGGATCATATCGTTGAGGAAAGTTTAAGAAAGTCCGCTCTTTGGAAAGAAGTTAAAGACAGATTGAACGATAGCGCACTTGGACTTTCCGGTGGACAACAACAAAGGTTATGTATCGCAAGAGCAATTGCAATGAATCCTGAAGTGATCTTGATGGACGAACCATGCTCCGCATTAGATCCTATCTCTACTAAAAAGGTGGAAGAGTTCATCTCTGAATTCAAGGATTCTTATACAATTGTGATCGTAACACATAATATGCAGCAGGCGGCTCGGGTAAGCGATTATACAGGATTCTTCTATATGGGTCGTTTGGTGGAATTCGATACTACTAAAAAGATGTTCCATGATCCTTCTAAAAAGGAAACGGAAGATTACATTTCCGGAAAATTCGGCTGA
- a CDS encoding carboxylate--amine ligase has translation MLETQTEQDLLKQSDPMEFWPTWKLYLPLIPYIAFESIRSIRSGSISSLGFGTIAAANPGIPLGGLVGESKYQILQKINPTHVLKFFLVPKGSKDVNSILEKMNTLGLGFPVILKPDSGQRGQGVRKIQNEKHLEECLLESNVDLLVQEYHPGPFEVGVFYYRYPNETKGRIFSITRKVFPKLLGNGISTLSKLVENHPRFKIQKDRFQKRFSDTWDKIPKLGENIFLSEAGNHCQGTLFLDGSEWITPELENKIHEISLSFTGFYFGRYDIRFSSLKDFLEGKDLHIVELNGVTSESTNLYDPRFSFKERYSILFSQWKILFKISRQSKAKGAGLFSILKELYNFYFGNRIVSDLSS, from the coding sequence ATGTTAGAGACACAGACAGAACAAGATTTGCTCAAACAATCTGATCCAATGGAATTTTGGCCCACTTGGAAATTGTATCTGCCTTTGATCCCTTATATTGCTTTTGAATCGATCCGATCCATTCGATCCGGATCCATTTCTTCTTTAGGATTTGGAACAATTGCTGCCGCTAATCCAGGCATCCCATTAGGAGGACTCGTAGGCGAATCCAAATATCAAATCTTACAGAAAATAAATCCTACACATGTATTAAAATTCTTTTTAGTTCCTAAAGGTTCCAAAGACGTAAATTCCATTTTAGAAAAAATGAATACTCTTGGATTAGGATTTCCCGTCATACTAAAACCCGATTCAGGACAAAGAGGACAAGGAGTCAGAAAAATCCAAAACGAGAAACATTTAGAAGAATGTTTACTGGAATCGAACGTGGATTTGCTCGTCCAAGAATACCACCCTGGCCCATTTGAGGTCGGAGTCTTTTATTATAGATATCCGAATGAGACCAAAGGTAGAATATTTTCTATCACTAGGAAAGTGTTTCCCAAATTACTAGGAAATGGGATTTCCACTCTTTCAAAATTAGTAGAAAATCATCCCAGATTTAAAATACAGAAAGATAGATTTCAAAAAAGATTTTCGGATACTTGGGACAAAATCCCTAAATTGGGAGAGAATATTTTTCTATCGGAAGCCGGAAACCATTGCCAGGGAACCTTATTTTTGGACGGTTCGGAATGGATTACTCCCGAATTAGAAAACAAGATCCATGAAATTTCCTTGTCCTTTACCGGTTTTTATTTCGGAAGATACGATATCCGATTCTCCTCTCTCAAAGATTTTTTAGAAGGAAAAGATCTTCACATAGTGGAGTTAAACGGAGTTACCTCCGAGTCTACGAACTTATACGATCCAAGATTTTCTTTCAAAGAAAGGTATTCCATACTATTCTCCCAATGGAAAATACTATTTAAAATTTCAAGACAGTCCAAGGCGAAAGGCGCCGGCCTATTCTCCATATTAAAGGAATTGTACAATTTTTATTTCGGGAACAGGATTGTGTCCGATCTTTCCAGTTGA
- a CDS encoding adenylate/guanylate cyclase domain-containing protein produces MKQKLVQLIYLIFGDPKKNSLEHRLFNAISLVNGSLNILGSIFEEQTEYSHRVIILNLISGSILLIMYYFSRFKNIYYVLFWPLNLTILIYLSSLWFLHGGSNGGNHYYFIPALVIATILLKNHNIFFIYAFYAFVTGFLYIFEYFYPNFIVPQKDRDAEYMDLGGNYIFVQILTGILIFILSRNLNIERKKSDNLLRNILPESIADELKMNDTVQPKRYDSVTVLFTDMAGFTQIAEKMTPEELVKELHFFFAEFDKIAKKYGLEKIKTIGDAYMAVAGLPTPNHTHARDAVFCGLEFQQFMKKQKEERQSLGLPTWELRLGIHTGSVVAGVIGTEKFAYDIWGDTVNTASRMESSGVAGEVNISLDTFHFVREDFICESRGLIKAKNKGEIEMFLVKGAREA; encoded by the coding sequence ATGAAACAAAAGTTAGTCCAGCTCATTTACCTGATCTTCGGAGATCCCAAAAAGAACTCCCTGGAACATAGACTTTTTAACGCCATCTCCCTAGTAAACGGAAGTTTAAATATATTAGGTTCCATCTTCGAAGAACAGACGGAATATTCTCACCGGGTTATTATTCTAAATTTGATCTCCGGTTCCATTTTGCTCATTATGTATTATTTTTCCAGATTTAAGAATATTTATTATGTTCTTTTCTGGCCATTAAACCTAACGATACTCATATACTTATCTTCTCTCTGGTTTTTACATGGGGGTTCTAACGGAGGAAACCATTATTATTTTATCCCTGCGCTGGTGATCGCCACTATTCTTTTAAAAAATCATAATATCTTTTTCATTTATGCGTTTTACGCTTTTGTAACCGGCTTCTTATACATATTCGAATATTTTTATCCGAATTTTATCGTACCTCAAAAAGATCGGGATGCAGAATATATGGACCTGGGAGGAAATTATATCTTCGTCCAGATCCTGACAGGGATACTTATCTTTATACTCAGCAGGAATCTTAATATAGAAAGAAAAAAATCGGATAATCTTCTTCGAAACATTCTTCCCGAATCAATCGCAGACGAATTAAAAATGAACGATACTGTCCAGCCAAAACGTTATGATAGTGTTACAGTATTATTCACCGATATGGCGGGTTTTACCCAAATCGCAGAGAAGATGACACCGGAAGAACTAGTGAAGGAACTCCATTTCTTTTTTGCAGAGTTTGATAAGATCGCCAAAAAATACGGCTTAGAGAAGATCAAAACAATCGGAGATGCATACATGGCAGTTGCCGGACTTCCTACCCCAAACCACACTCATGCAAGAGATGCCGTTTTCTGCGGATTGGAATTCCAACAATTTATGAAAAAGCAAAAGGAAGAGAGACAAAGTTTGGGCCTTCCTACTTGGGAATTACGTTTAGGAATCCATACAGGAAGTGTAGTGGCTGGAGTGATAGGAACTGAAAAATTTGCCTATGATATCTGGGGAGATACAGTTAACACAGCAAGTCGGATGGAGAGTTCCGGAGTCGCGGGAGAAGTCAATATATCCCTAGATACATTCCACTTTGTGCGAGAAGATTTTATCTGCGAGTCTAGGGGACTGATCAAGGCCAAGAACAAGGGAGAGATCGAAATGTTTTTGGTGAAGGGGGCCAGAGAAGCATAA
- a CDS encoding MBOAT family O-acyltransferase yields MNFNSFGFFIFLLITFVLYYLPFLKRFQLLTVVAASFYFYAYTDPWLLILLLFSIFWNASIVYLIQAPDFKSKKGVLALGVVLNLSVLFFFKYSGLFAKTFLGSSGSSDLHWIFLIPLPIGISFYTFHGISMVVDFYRIGSEIFKEKVPYPKLVLQSSLYINFFPQLVAGPIVKAKEFFPQIKTKNFKDIPWIQAAKILILGYFLKTVIADNLNDLTFVIDFPYNTHHSTLTLILLIFGYSAQIFADFAGYSLIAIGTAFLFGYKLPTNFNFPYISSNFSEFWRRWHISLSTWLRDYLYIPLGGNRKGNFRTYINLFLVMALGGLWHGAEWRYMVWGIGHGLLLLVERFLDQNLPFRLPENRFFSFIKAGFVFLSVSLLWLLFRLPDFGTAIKYLKLVGTNVSLGTDWELCTFLIFFSIPVFFYHFYGWYKEKYPEETIEKVSIMGYAFLLFLIVLNKGPSAAFIYFQF; encoded by the coding sequence ATGAATTTTAATAGTTTTGGATTTTTCATATTCCTACTGATTACCTTTGTTCTTTATTATCTTCCTTTTTTAAAAAGATTCCAACTTCTGACAGTCGTTGCCGCAAGTTTTTATTTTTACGCATATACTGATCCTTGGTTGCTTATCCTGCTCTTGTTCTCCATCTTCTGGAACGCGAGTATCGTATATCTGATCCAGGCCCCGGATTTCAAATCCAAAAAAGGAGTCTTGGCCTTAGGCGTGGTCCTGAATCTAAGCGTATTATTCTTCTTTAAATATAGCGGATTGTTCGCTAAAACTTTTTTAGGAAGCTCGGGATCCTCGGATCTACATTGGATCTTCCTAATCCCTCTTCCGATCGGTATTTCTTTTTATACCTTCCACGGGATAAGCATGGTAGTGGATTTTTATCGGATAGGTTCCGAAATTTTCAAGGAGAAGGTCCCTTATCCTAAGCTCGTCCTACAATCTTCTCTATATATTAATTTTTTCCCTCAGTTGGTAGCCGGCCCTATCGTGAAGGCAAAGGAATTTTTTCCCCAGATAAAAACAAAAAATTTCAAGGATATTCCTTGGATCCAAGCTGCAAAGATATTGATTTTGGGATATTTTCTAAAAACCGTAATCGCAGATAATCTAAATGATCTTACGTTCGTTATCGATTTTCCATATAATACTCATCATTCTACTCTCACTTTAATACTTTTGATCTTCGGTTATTCTGCGCAGATCTTTGCTGATTTTGCGGGTTATTCTTTGATCGCAATAGGTACTGCGTTCTTATTCGGTTATAAGTTACCGACCAATTTCAATTTTCCTTATATATCCTCTAACTTTTCGGAATTTTGGAGAAGATGGCATATCTCTCTTTCTACATGGCTTAGGGACTATTTGTATATCCCCTTGGGTGGAAATCGAAAGGGAAATTTCAGGACTTATATAAATCTATTTTTGGTTATGGCCTTGGGTGGACTTTGGCATGGAGCAGAATGGAGATATATGGTCTGGGGAATTGGACATGGACTCTTATTACTAGTCGAAAGATTTTTGGATCAGAATCTACCGTTCAGATTACCGGAGAATCGTTTTTTCTCCTTTATAAAAGCCGGATTCGTATTCTTGAGTGTTTCCCTTCTATGGTTATTATTCCGATTACCTGATTTCGGAACTGCGATTAAATATTTAAAATTAGTAGGTACAAACGTAAGTTTGGGAACAGACTGGGAGCTTTGTACTTTCTTAATATTCTTTTCCATTCCCGTATTCTTTTATCATTTTTATGGATGGTATAAGGAGAAATATCCGGAAGAAACGATCGAGAAAGTTTCCATTATGGGTTATGCATTCCTTCTATTCCTGATCGTTCTGAATAAGGGACCTTCTGCCGCGTTTATCTATTTTCAGTTTTAA
- a CDS encoding MetQ/NlpA family ABC transporter substrate-binding protein, with protein MNKKIFIILLTLLPFLAACGKKEAPNLPGDRKNLKIGICPGPYGDLLKKGVFPDLEKKGYKIEIVQFSDYIQPNLALASGDIDANLFQHLPYLKKFTADKNLKLSPIINIPTAPMSVFAGKTKNPKDIKEKASIALPNDPTNLLRALKLFQELGFIKVNPDALPTKASLSDITENKKQIQFLPLEAAQLPRSLESTDFSAINGNFAIASGLDLTKAVILEKLAEEHKNIIVVRETEKDSVFAKDIVEAVQSENFETIVDQDFKGFQKPEWFGKRK; from the coding sequence ATGAACAAAAAAATATTTATCATATTACTTACCCTTCTTCCTTTTCTCGCCGCTTGCGGAAAGAAAGAAGCTCCCAATCTCCCTGGAGATAGAAAGAACCTGAAGATAGGGATTTGTCCCGGGCCTTACGGGGATCTTTTGAAAAAAGGTGTTTTTCCGGATCTAGAGAAGAAAGGATACAAGATAGAGATCGTTCAGTTCAGCGACTATATCCAACCCAATCTTGCATTAGCTTCCGGTGATATAGATGCAAATTTGTTCCAGCATCTTCCTTATCTGAAAAAATTTACTGCGGATAAAAATCTAAAATTAAGCCCCATTATCAATATCCCAACTGCTCCTATGTCGGTGTTTGCAGGAAAGACCAAAAATCCTAAGGATATAAAGGAGAAGGCCTCCATCGCTCTTCCAAACGATCCAACTAATTTGTTAAGAGCCTTAAAACTTTTTCAAGAATTAGGTTTTATTAAAGTAAATCCAGATGCACTTCCTACTAAGGCGTCCTTAAGCGATATTACCGAAAATAAAAAACAGATCCAGTTCTTACCTTTAGAAGCGGCTCAACTTCCAAGATCTTTAGAAAGCACAGACTTTTCGGCGATCAACGGAAATTTTGCGATCGCATCCGGATTGGATCTGACAAAAGCAGTGATCTTGGAAAAATTAGCAGAAGAACATAAAAACATTATCGTGGTTCGAGAAACAGAAAAAGACAGCGTATTCGCCAAGGATATAGTCGAGGCAGTACAGTCTGAAAACTTCGAGACAATTGTAGACCAAGACTTTAAAGGATTCCAAAAGCCGGAATGGTTCGGGAAACGGAAATAA